A single Ziziphus jujuba cultivar Dongzao chromosome 11, ASM3175591v1 DNA region contains:
- the LOC107431531 gene encoding exocyst complex component SEC15A — MDVKPKRKIVKENGDTGEDLVLATLIGNGDDLGPLVRHAFEMGRPESLLHQLKNVVKKKEVEIEELCKSHYEEFILAVDELRGVLVDAEELKGDLSSDNFKLQEVGTALLIKLEELLESYAIKKNVTEAIIMSKNCVQVLDLCVKCNSHISEGQFYPALKIVDLIERSYLQSIPVKALRTVVEKRIPVIKSHIEKKVCSQVNEWLVHIRSAAKNIGQTAIGHAASARQRDEEILERQRKAEEQNVSGIGEFSYTLDVEELDEDSVLKFDLTPLYRAYYIHTFLGIQEQFREYYYKNRMLQLNSDLQISSTQPFVESYQTFLAQIAGYFIVEDRVLRTAGGLLLAEQVETMWETSIAKIISVLEEQFSHMDSTTHLLLVKDYVTLLGFTLRLYGYQVAPLLEALDNSRDKYHKLLLEECRQQIVAVLANDTYEQMVMKKDADYENNVLLFNLQTSDIMPAFPYIAPFSSMVPDVCRIVRSFIKGSVDYLSYGLNTNFYDVVKKYLDKLLIDVLNEVILNTIQRGSIGVSQAMQIAANIAVLERACDYFLRHAAQLCGIPVRSVERPQASLTAKVVLKTSMDEAYIGLLNLVNNKLDEFMALTGNINWTSEEIAQNGNEYINEVVIYLDTLMSTAQQILPLDALYKVGSGALEHISNSIVAAFLNDSVKRFNANVVASFNNDLKMLECFADERFHTTGLSDVYREGSFRGCLIEARQLINLLLSSQPENFMNPVIRQKNYSALDYKKVASICEKFKDSPDGLFQSLSNRNKQSARKKSMDMLKKRLKDFN; from the coding sequence atggatgtgAAACCAAAGAGGAAAATTGTAAAAGAGAATGGGGATACTGGAGAGGACTTGGTTCTTGCTACTTTGATTGGGAACGGAGATGACCTGGGTCCTCTTGTCAGGCATGCATTTGAAATGGGGAGGCCTGAATCATTACTCCACCAGCTTAAGAACGTTGTGAAAAAGAAGGAAGTTGAAATTGAGGAGCTTTGCAAAAGCCATTATGAGGAATTCATTCTTGCTGTGGATGAGCTTCGGGGTGTGTTAGTTGATGCCGAAGAACTGAAAGGAGACCTGTCCAGTGATAATTTTAAGCTTCAAGAGGTTGGGACTGCCCTTTTAATCAAACTTGAGGAGCTTCTTGAATCTTATGCGATCAAGAAGAATGTGACTGAAGCTATCATTATGTCAAAGAACTGTGTACAGGTGTTGGATCTTTGTGTCAAGTGTAACAGTCACATTTCCGAAGGTCAGTTTTATCCTGCTCTGAAAATCGTGGATTTGATTGAGAGAAGTTACTTGCAGAGTATTCCTGTCAAGGCACTTAGAACGGTGGTAGAGAAGAGAATTCCAGTGATCAAATCGCATATAGAGAAGAAAGTTTGTAGTCAAGTCAATGAATGGCTAGTTCACATAAGGAGTGCAGCAAAGAATATTGGACAAACAGCAATAGGCCACGCTGCATCTGCACGTCAAAGGGATGAGGAAATACTAGAACGTCAGAGGAAAGCTGAGGAACAAAATGTTTCAGGGATAGGAGAATTTTCATATACATTAGACGTGGAAGAATTAGATGAAGATTCTGTTTTGAAGTTTGATCTGACACCTCTTTACCGGGCATATTATATCCACACTTTTCTAGGAATTCAAGAGCAGTTTCGGGAATATTACTATAAGAATCGCATGTTGCAGCTCAATTCTGACTTGCAGATCTCATCCACACAGCCTTTTGTTGAATCCTATCAAACATTTTTGGCCCAAATTGCTGGGTACTTTATAGTAGAGGATCGAGTCCTGAGGACTGCTGGTGGCCTACTGTTAGCTGAGCAGGTTGAAACAATGTGGGAAACATCTATAGCTAAGATAATATCTGTTTTAGAGGAACAGTTCTCCCACATGGATTCCACGACTCATCTTCTCCTGGTGAAAGATTATGTAACTCTTCTTGGATTTACTCTCAGGCTGTATGGCTACCAAGTTGCTCCACTTCTTGAGGCACTAGATAATAGCCGGGACAAATACCATAAACTTCTTTTGGAAGAGTGTCGCCAACAGATTGTTGCCGTTCTTGCAAATGATACCTATGAGCAGATGGTCATGAAAAAGGATGCTGACTATGAGAATAATGTCCTGTTATTTAATCTCCAAACCTCAGATATAATGCCAGCTTTCCCGTATATTGCACCATTCTCCTCCATGGTACCTGATGTCTGCCGCATTGTGAGATCATTCATCAAAGGATCTGTTGATTACTTGTCCTATGGGTTGAACACTAACTTTTATGATGTTGTAAAGAAGTATTTAGACAAGCTCTTAATTGATGTATTAAATGAGGTTATACTTAATACAATTCAAAGGGGCAGCATTGGTGTCTCCCAAGCTATGCAGATTGCTGCAAACATAGCAGTTCTGGAAAGAGCTTGTGATTATTTTCTTCGACATGCCGCCCAGCTGTGTGGGATCCCAGTTAGATCAGTTGAGAGGCCTCAAGCTAGTTTAACTGCAAAGGTGGTTCTAAAAACATCGATGGATGAAGCTTATATTGGACTTCTGAATTTGGTGAATAACAAGTTGGATGAATTTATGGCACTTACAGGAAATATTAACTGGACTTCAGAGGAGATAGCACAGAATGGAAATGAATATATAAACGAAGTAGTTATTTACCTTGACACTCTTATGTCTACAGCACAGCAAATTCTGCCTTTGGATGCATTATACAAGGTTGGAAGTGGGGCACTTGAGCATATTTCAAACTCTATTGTGGCGGCTTTTCTTAACGATAGTGTGAAGAGGTTCAATGCTAATGTAGTTGCGAGTTTCAACAATGATTTAAAGATGTTAGAGTGTTTTGCAGATGAGAGGTTTCACACTACTGGGTTGAGCGATGTGTACAGGGAAGGTAGTTTTAGAGGTTGCTTGATAGAAGCACGCCAATTGATAAACCTTCTATTGAGCAGTCAACCTGAGAATTTCATGAATCCTGTGATAAGGCAGAAAAACTACAGTGCTTTGGATTATAAGAAGGTGGCTAGCATCTGTGAGAAATTCAAGGATTCCCCTGATGGGCTGTTTCAAAGCCTCTCAAACAGGAATAAACAAAGTGCACGTAAAAAGTCAATGGACATGCTGAAGAAAAGATTGAAAGACTTCAACTGA
- the LOC107431533 gene encoding psbP domain-containing protein 6, chloroplastic isoform X1 produces MMMRMASRGPCPPIPSINMVSKCSAFSTSSSPSSKSVGIIRRELMLNGVGALLPALVIQPTHLHSAAAKEVEVGSYLPPSPSDPSFVLFKATPTDTPALRAGNVQPYQFILPPTWKQTRVANILSGNYCQPKCAEPWVEVKFEDDKQGKVQVVASPLIRLTNKPNATIEDIGTPEKLIASLGPFVTGNTYDPDELLDTSIEKLGDQTYYKYVLETPLALTGSHNLAKATAKGNTVVLFVASANDKQWPTSQKILKAMLDSFQKQETPRQFNLSVKTKKFTQKNENTCLHAYPP; encoded by the exons ATGATGATGCGCATGGCGAGTCGTGGTCCTTGCCCTCCAATTCCGTCCATCAATATGGTTTCAAAGTGCTCCgctttttctacttcttcttcacCTTCAAGTAAGTCAGTGGGGATTATAAGAAGAGAATTAATGTTGAACGGAGTAGGGGCTCTGCTTCCAGCTCTTGTAATTCAACCAACACATTTACATTCAGCTGCTGCTAAAGAGGTGGAAGTAGGCTCCTACCTCCCTCCCTCACCCTCTGACCCTTCCTTCGTCCTCTTCAAAGCCACTCCAACTGACACTCCTGCTCTGCGTGCAG GAAATGTGCAGCCTTACCAGTTCATACTCCCGCCCACTTGGAAACAGACGCGTGTAGCTAACATTTTATCTGGTAATTACTGCCAGCCTAAATGTGCAGAGCCTTGGGTTGAAGTCAAATTCGAAGACGATAAACAAGGCAAAGTCCAGGTTGTAGCATCCCCCCTCATTCGCTTGACTAACAAACCCAATGCCACTATTGAAGATATTGGCACCCCTGAAAAGTTGATCGCGTCCCTTGGACCTTTTGTCACCGGCAATACATATGATCCTGATGAGCTTCTAGACACTTCTATTGAAAAGCTCGGTGATCAGACG TATTACAAATATGTACTTGAGACTCCACTTGCTCTGACGGGTTCTCATAATCTTGCAAAAGCAACAGCAAAGGGAAACACTGTAGTGTTGTTCGTAGCTAGTGCAAATGATAAACAGTGGCCAACTTCCCAGAAAATTCTTAAAGCCATGCTTGATTCTTTTCAG AAGCAGGAAACTCCACGGCAGTTTAACTTGAGCGtcaaaacaaagaaattcactcaaaaaaatgaaaacacatGTTTACATGCATATCCTCCTTGA
- the LOC107431533 gene encoding psbP domain-containing protein 6, chloroplastic isoform X3 — MMMRMASRGPCPPIPSINMVSKCSAFSTSSSPSSKSVGIIRRELMLNGVGALLPALVIQPTHLHSAAAKEVEVGSYLPPSPSDPSFVLFKATPTDTPALRAGNVQPYQFILPPTWKQTRVANILSGNYCQPKCAEPWVEVKFEDDKQGKVQVVASPLIRLTNKPNATIEDIGTPEKLIASLGPFVTGNTYDPDELLDTSIEKLGDQTYYKYVLETPLALTGSHNLAKATAKGNTVVLFVASANDKQWPTSQKILKAMLDSFQLKYH, encoded by the exons ATGATGATGCGCATGGCGAGTCGTGGTCCTTGCCCTCCAATTCCGTCCATCAATATGGTTTCAAAGTGCTCCgctttttctacttcttcttcacCTTCAAGTAAGTCAGTGGGGATTATAAGAAGAGAATTAATGTTGAACGGAGTAGGGGCTCTGCTTCCAGCTCTTGTAATTCAACCAACACATTTACATTCAGCTGCTGCTAAAGAGGTGGAAGTAGGCTCCTACCTCCCTCCCTCACCCTCTGACCCTTCCTTCGTCCTCTTCAAAGCCACTCCAACTGACACTCCTGCTCTGCGTGCAG GAAATGTGCAGCCTTACCAGTTCATACTCCCGCCCACTTGGAAACAGACGCGTGTAGCTAACATTTTATCTGGTAATTACTGCCAGCCTAAATGTGCAGAGCCTTGGGTTGAAGTCAAATTCGAAGACGATAAACAAGGCAAAGTCCAGGTTGTAGCATCCCCCCTCATTCGCTTGACTAACAAACCCAATGCCACTATTGAAGATATTGGCACCCCTGAAAAGTTGATCGCGTCCCTTGGACCTTTTGTCACCGGCAATACATATGATCCTGATGAGCTTCTAGACACTTCTATTGAAAAGCTCGGTGATCAGACG TATTACAAATATGTACTTGAGACTCCACTTGCTCTGACGGGTTCTCATAATCTTGCAAAAGCAACAGCAAAGGGAAACACTGTAGTGTTGTTCGTAGCTAGTGCAAATGATAAACAGTGGCCAACTTCCCAGAAAATTCTTAAAGCCATGCTTGATTCTTTTCAG CTGAAATATCATTAG
- the LOC107431533 gene encoding psbP domain-containing protein 6, chloroplastic isoform X2 — MMMRMASRGPCPPIPSINMVSKCSAFSTSSSPSSKSVGIIRRELMLNGVGALLPALVIQPTHLHSAAAKEVEVGSYLPPSPSDPSFVLFKATPTDTPALRAGNVQPYQFILPPTWKQTRVANILSGNYCQPKCAEPWVEVKFEDDKQGKVQVVASPLIRLTNKPNATIEDIGTPEKLIASLGPFVTGNTYDPDELLDTSIEKLGDQTYYKYVLETPLALTGSHNLAKATAKGNTVVLFVASANDKQWPTSQKILKAMLDSFQVVIGIGMIMTMKSGILCS; from the exons ATGATGATGCGCATGGCGAGTCGTGGTCCTTGCCCTCCAATTCCGTCCATCAATATGGTTTCAAAGTGCTCCgctttttctacttcttcttcacCTTCAAGTAAGTCAGTGGGGATTATAAGAAGAGAATTAATGTTGAACGGAGTAGGGGCTCTGCTTCCAGCTCTTGTAATTCAACCAACACATTTACATTCAGCTGCTGCTAAAGAGGTGGAAGTAGGCTCCTACCTCCCTCCCTCACCCTCTGACCCTTCCTTCGTCCTCTTCAAAGCCACTCCAACTGACACTCCTGCTCTGCGTGCAG GAAATGTGCAGCCTTACCAGTTCATACTCCCGCCCACTTGGAAACAGACGCGTGTAGCTAACATTTTATCTGGTAATTACTGCCAGCCTAAATGTGCAGAGCCTTGGGTTGAAGTCAAATTCGAAGACGATAAACAAGGCAAAGTCCAGGTTGTAGCATCCCCCCTCATTCGCTTGACTAACAAACCCAATGCCACTATTGAAGATATTGGCACCCCTGAAAAGTTGATCGCGTCCCTTGGACCTTTTGTCACCGGCAATACATATGATCCTGATGAGCTTCTAGACACTTCTATTGAAAAGCTCGGTGATCAGACG TATTACAAATATGTACTTGAGACTCCACTTGCTCTGACGGGTTCTCATAATCTTGCAAAAGCAACAGCAAAGGGAAACACTGTAGTGTTGTTCGTAGCTAGTGCAAATGATAAACAGTGGCCAACTTCCCAGAAAATTCTTAAAGCCATGCTTGATTCTTTTCAG GTAGTTATTGGAATCGGTATGATCATGACCATGAAGTCTGGTATACTTTGCAGCTGA
- the LOC107431532 gene encoding bZIP transcription factor 17, producing the protein MADSSVVVDQLPSSIPNPKNSSADFDSLPIPPFDPQFLASDSTLISDQDFALDCDGDFNFWDNCDFGTTFDVDNPNLHYLPSENEAFIIPDAIYDPASSNGAAVLSISASPESASSTVFGDKYSHVADEFLNYPTSENSQNSADPHHSNISTTSNIPSPSLVSSQGSGVSQGLNSPDRDISSEVKLEEEIGKSYGMSKRKKEEAPAAAADYEDGNAVESRTTKYRRSSAPADNANSHLSLNEEDEKRKARLMRNRESAQLSRQRKKHYVEELEDKVRSMHSTITDLNSRISYIMAENATLRQQLSGGAMCPPPGMYPQPPMPPMAYPWMPCTPYVVKPQGSHVPLVPIPRLKPQTQPQPQPQTQTQSNMSASKGKKPEGRKTEGKTKKVASVSFLGLLFFFLLFGALVPIVNLNFGGLIDKVPIGSGYVSERFYDHHRGRVLTVTGHMNGSDDNIRVGISKEKFDGYNRIPHERQKEQKKERPLPGSDEFVRLGNASEPLVASLYVPRNDKLVKIDGNLIIHSVLASEKAKASHARPEVNNNYALAIPKARGNRGRHAPLYANPTERQKALTSGADDTLKDHLKSTAADGKLQQWFREGLAGPMLSSGMCTEVFQFDVSPASGAIVPASSVSNVTTEHHKNNTRLNKRKNRRTLHNLPAPFAGSNNNITEDRIKRNLQKDNCQGNRSVSSMVVSVLVDPREGSESDVDGVITPKSLPRIFVVVLIDSVKYVTYSCVLPRATGPHHLVTT; encoded by the exons ATGGCTGATTCGTCGGTCGTTGTTGACCAGTTGCCGTCTTCAATTCCTAACCCTAAGAATTCCTCGGCAGACTTCGACTCCCTCCCCATCCCACCCTTCGATCCCCAGTTTTTGGCTTCCGACTCTACTTTGATTTCGGATCAAGACTTTGCCCTCGATTGCGATGGCGATTTCAATTTCTGGGACAATTGCGATTTCGGTACTACTTTCGACGTCGACAATCCCAACCTTCACTACTTACCCTCCGAGAACGAGGCTTTTATAATCCCCGACGCCATCTATGATCCCGCTTCCTCGAACGGTGCTGCTGTGCTTTCCATTTCGGCGTCTCCAGAATCGGCTAGCTCTACTGTCTTCGGCGACAAGTATTCCCATGTGGCCGATGAGTTCCTGAATTATCCCACTTCGGAGAATTCTCAGAATTCCGCTGATCCGCACCACTCCAACATTTCTACTACTAGTAATATACCATCGCCATCGCTTGTATCGTCTCAAGGTTCGGGCGTTTCGCAAGGGTTGAATTCGCCTGATCGGGATATTTCATCCGAGGTTAAGTTGGAGGAAGAGATAGGAAAAAGCTACGGCATGtccaagagaaagaaagaagaagcccCTGCAGCCGCAGCAGATTATGAAGACGGGAACGCGGTGGAATCAAGAACGACCAAGTATAGGAGGTCGTCGGCCCCTGCAGACAATGCGAATTCGCACCTGAGTTTAAACGAGGAGGATGAAAAAAGAAAGGCCCGGCTGATGAGGAATCGCGAAAGTGCGCAGCTTTCTAGGCAGAGGAAGAAGCATTACGTGGAAGAGCTGGAAGATAAGGTGAGGTCTATGCATTCTACAATTACCGATTTGAATAGTAGAATTTCTTATATCATGGCTGAGAATGCCACTTTGAGGCAGCAACTGAGTGGCGGAGCCATGTGTCCCCCACCGGGAATGTATCCTCAACCCCCAATGCCGCCCATGGCTTATCCGTGGATGCCATGCACCCCATATGTTGTGAAACCGCAAGGGTCTCATGTTCCTTTAGTTCCCATTCCTAGGTTGAAACCCCAAACCCAACCCCAACCCCAACCCCAAACCCAAACCCAATCGAATATGTCGGCCTCAAAGGGGAAGAAACCTGAGGGCCGGAAGACTGAGGGTAAAACTAAGAAGGTTGCCAGCGTTAGTTTTCTGGgtttgttgtttttcttcctGCTTTTTGGTGCACTTGTTCCTATAGTAAATCTCAACTTTGGTGGTCTAATCGACAAAGTTCCTATTGGGTCCGGTTATGTTAGTGAGAGGTTTTATGATCATCACCGAGGAAGGGTTTTGACCGTCACTGGCCATATGAATGGATCTGACGATAATATCAGAGTTGGAATATCTAAGGAGAAATTTGATGGTTATAATAGAATACCTCATGAGAGGCAGaaagaacagaaaaaagaaCGGCCTTTGCCAGGTTCTGACGAGTTTGTTCGTCTTGGCAATGCTAGTGAGCCTCTTGTTGCTTCTTTATATGTTCCAAGAAATGATAAGCTTGTCAAGATTGACGGAAACTTGATAATTCATTCTGTACTGGCTAGTGAGAAAGCTAAGGCATCTCATGCCCGTCCTgaggttaataataattatgcatTGGCTATTCCTAAAGCTAGAGGGAATAGAGGTAGACATGCTCCTCTATATGCTAATCCTACCGAAAGACAAAAGGCTCTTACTTCTGGTGCTGATGACACTTTGAAGGACCATTTGAAGTCAACCGCTGCAGATGGTAAACTACAACAGTGGTTCCGTGAGGGTCTTGCAG GGCCAATGTTGAGTTCTGGCATGTGCACTGAAGTATTTCAGTTTGATGTCTCACCTGCTTCTGGAGCTATAGTTCCTGCCTCTTCGGTTTCCAATGTTACAACAGAACACCATAAGAATAATACCCGTCTCAACAAGAGGAAGAATAGAAGGACCCTCCACAACCTACCTGCTCCCTTTGCCGGATCTAATAATAACATTACTGAAGATCGTATAAAGAGAAATCTTCAGAAAGACAATTGTCAGGGTAATAGGTCTGTTTCTTCGATGGTTGTTTCCGTGCTTGTTGATCCCAGAGAGGGCAGTGAAAGCGATGTGGATGGAGTGATCACACCAAAGTCACTTCCTCGGATTTTTGTAGTAGTGCTTATAGACAGCGTGAAGTATGTAACTTACTCATGTGTGCTTCCGCGAGCCACCGGCCCTCATCATCTGGTGACCACCTGA